One Haloplanus sp. GDY1 DNA segment encodes these proteins:
- a CDS encoding transcription initiation factor IIB yields the protein MATRDIYETGFDEDVQTEASANQCPECDGHVTTNVKETVCEDCGLVIEEQRIDHGPEWRAYDVEERERTGAPLTAARHDRGLSTEIGHGTDAHGNELSGQKRRRLARMRREQTRGRWRSKAERNLAHGLGEVRRLASALELSESIRDQACQLFRSAQTEDLLRGRSIEAIGAASIYGTCRCNQHPLLLEDIVGAARVESTRVTNAYRTLNRELELPTPPIRPASFIPRLISALELDHDIRRRANELAECAEETALTNGCQPSGVAAACVYLAAQDQGTLITQSTVASAAEVSVVTLRSRRDELQAI from the coding sequence ATGGCAACGAGAGATATCTACGAAACTGGCTTCGACGAAGACGTCCAAACGGAGGCGAGCGCGAACCAGTGTCCCGAGTGTGACGGACACGTCACTACGAACGTCAAGGAAACGGTCTGCGAGGACTGTGGACTCGTTATCGAGGAACAACGTATCGATCACGGGCCCGAGTGGCGAGCGTACGATGTAGAGGAGCGCGAGCGAACAGGCGCACCGCTGACTGCGGCCCGCCACGATCGAGGCCTCTCGACGGAGATCGGCCACGGCACTGATGCACACGGGAACGAGCTCTCAGGGCAGAAGCGCCGGCGGCTGGCCCGGATGCGACGTGAGCAGACCCGTGGTCGCTGGCGGTCGAAAGCAGAACGGAATCTCGCACACGGGCTGGGCGAGGTGCGCCGGCTGGCGAGTGCGCTCGAACTCTCCGAGTCGATTCGTGACCAGGCGTGCCAGCTCTTCCGGAGCGCTCAGACCGAGGATCTGCTTCGTGGCAGGTCCATCGAAGCCATCGGCGCAGCGAGCATCTACGGTACCTGCCGATGTAACCAACATCCGCTTCTCCTCGAGGACATCGTCGGCGCCGCCCGAGTCGAGTCCACTCGTGTCACCAACGCCTACCGAACACTGAATCGCGAATTGGAGTTGCCGACACCACCAATACGCCCGGCGTCGTTCATTCCGCGGCTGATCTCGGCGCTGGAGTTGGACCACGACATTCGCCGACGCGCGAATGAACTCGCAGAATGCGCCGAGGAGACAGCTCTCACGAACGGCTGTCAGCCATCGGGCGTCGCGGCCGCCTGCGTCTATCTGGCTGCCCAAGATCAGGGCACGTTGATTACCCAATCCACCGTCGCGTCGGCAGCAGAGGTGTCAGTCGTGACACTCCGAAGCCGGCGGGACGAACTCCAAGCCATCTGA
- a CDS encoding IS5 family transposase: protein MEVLPKSRLLRFVEQAYHLARRAVARYSSKFSKRRYTLHQHIVLLCLKVRKNTTYRMLLDELIEMPRIRRAIDLEELPLPSTLCKAFNRLDMAVWRVLLNLSVTLLPTNGVVGIDASGFDRSHASKHYTKRTKLTIQQLKVTLLVDTRVNAILDVHVTTTRKHDSKIAPSLIKRNTDYVAVLLGDKGYDDQKIRTLAREAGVRPLIKHREFSSLHKAWNARLDADLYGQRSQNETVNSRIKRKYGAFVRSRYWWKQFRELVVGCLTHNIDKAL from the coding sequence ATGGAAGTCCTCCCGAAGTCGCGGTTGCTCCGGTTCGTTGAGCAGGCGTACCACTTGGCTCGGCGAGCTGTTGCCCGCTACTCCTCGAAGTTCTCGAAACGTCGCTACACACTCCACCAACACATCGTCTTGCTCTGCCTCAAAGTTCGGAAGAATACGACGTACCGGATGCTTCTTGACGAACTCATCGAGATGCCCCGGATTCGAAGAGCCATCGATCTTGAGGAACTCCCGTTGCCCTCAACGCTATGCAAAGCGTTCAACCGACTCGATATGGCAGTCTGGCGGGTTCTTCTTAATCTCTCAGTTACGCTTCTCCCAACCAACGGTGTCGTCGGGATCGACGCTTCCGGGTTCGACCGCAGTCATGCCTCGAAGCACTACACGAAGCGAACGAAGTTGACAATTCAGCAGTTGAAAGTCACGCTTCTCGTGGACACGAGGGTGAATGCTATCCTTGACGTACACGTGACGACAACACGAAAACACGACTCGAAGATCGCGCCGTCGCTCATCAAGCGGAATACCGATTATGTAGCGGTTCTCCTCGGCGACAAAGGATACGATGATCAGAAGATTCGCACTTTAGCCCGTGAAGCTGGTGTTCGACCGCTCATCAAGCACCGCGAGTTCTCGTCTCTTCACAAAGCGTGGAATGCTCGGTTGGATGCCGATCTTTACGGTCAGCGCAGTCAGAACGAGACGGTGAACTCTCGGATTAAACGGAAGTACGGTGCGTTCGTCCGCTCACGGTACTGGTGGAAGCAGTTCCGTGAACTCGTTGTCGGCTGTCTCACTCATAACATCGACAAGGCACTCTGA
- a CDS encoding PAS domain S-box protein, producing the protein MEEDTTPREKDKHGADWYRTLVEEVNDLATVVDPDGTITYVSPAVTRVLGYDPDDLIGHEGYEFVHPEDRERNADALEAVLSDPSESETVEVRFRHADGSWRWIEATMRNRLDDDIIDGILLSSRDITERKEYEAEARELAEEYEALLNNVEDAIFLINVEKREESVRFEFERLSPSYERQTGIITEDVQGQTPRDVFGEEQGAELEANYHRCVNAGEPISYQEELRVDEGARFWQTKLAPVVNDGEITRLIGVTRNVTERVERERQLRQQNERLEEFASVVSHDLRNPLNVAQGRATLLDEQVESDHLKPLVRALDRMEAIVEDTLTLARQGDTISETESVSLTDLVGKCWGTVDTEDANIEIVDEMTFEGDPDRLRHVFENLFRNAVEHGGSDVTVRVGCHDEQGIYVEDDGPGIPVEKRDEVFEPGHSSARGGTGFGLTIVKRIVEAHGWELSITDGTDGGVRFEIEMAKQKDFA; encoded by the coding sequence ATGGAAGAAGATACGACGCCCCGAGAGAAGGATAAACACGGGGCTGACTGGTATCGGACGCTCGTTGAGGAGGTGAATGATCTCGCAACAGTCGTTGATCCCGACGGGACGATAACCTACGTCAGTCCGGCTGTCACACGGGTGCTCGGCTACGACCCCGACGACTTGATTGGTCATGAAGGATACGAGTTTGTCCATCCCGAGGACCGAGAACGAAACGCCGACGCGCTGGAGGCAGTTCTCTCGGACCCATCTGAATCCGAGACTGTCGAGGTCCGGTTCCGCCACGCCGACGGCTCGTGGCGCTGGATCGAAGCCACAATGCGGAATCGACTTGACGACGACATCATCGATGGGATCCTCCTTAGCAGTCGGGATATCACGGAGCGAAAGGAGTACGAGGCCGAAGCCCGGGAACTTGCCGAAGAGTACGAAGCCCTGTTGAACAACGTCGAGGATGCCATCTTTCTCATCAACGTCGAAAAACGAGAGGAGAGTGTCCGATTTGAATTCGAACGCCTCAGTCCCTCCTACGAGCGGCAAACCGGAATTATAACAGAGGACGTACAGGGCCAGACACCGCGTGATGTGTTCGGCGAGGAGCAGGGGGCTGAGTTAGAAGCGAACTACCACCGCTGTGTCAACGCCGGCGAGCCTATCTCGTATCAAGAGGAGCTCCGGGTAGATGAGGGAGCACGTTTCTGGCAGACGAAACTCGCGCCGGTGGTCAATGACGGTGAAATCACGCGCCTGATCGGGGTCACTCGGAACGTGACTGAACGCGTCGAACGAGAGCGACAATTACGTCAGCAGAACGAGCGCCTCGAAGAGTTTGCAAGTGTTGTTTCCCACGATTTGCGGAACCCGCTCAATGTCGCACAAGGTCGTGCAACGCTCCTCGACGAGCAGGTCGAAAGTGATCATCTCAAGCCACTTGTCCGAGCGCTCGACCGGATGGAGGCAATCGTTGAGGACACGTTGACGCTTGCTCGTCAGGGCGACACGATTAGCGAAACCGAGTCGGTCAGCCTGACTGACCTCGTCGGGAAGTGCTGGGGGACAGTAGACACGGAGGACGCAAATATCGAGATCGTCGATGAGATGACTTTCGAAGGTGATCCCGATCGGCTACGGCACGTGTTCGAGAACTTGTTCCGCAACGCTGTTGAACACGGTGGGTCCGACGTGACCGTCCGTGTGGGTTGTCACGATGAACAGGGAATCTATGTTGAAGACGATGGGCCAGGAATTCCAGTCGAAAAGCGTGACGAAGTGTTCGAGCCTGGTCATTCGTCAGCACGGGGTGGGACTGGTTTCGGGTTGACCATCGTAAAACGGATTGTGGAAGCCCATGGCTGGGAATTGTC